Proteins encoded together in one Phalacrocorax aristotelis chromosome 7, bGulAri2.1, whole genome shotgun sequence window:
- the IDH3A gene encoding isocitrate dehydrogenase [NAD] subunit alpha, mitochondrial isoform X1 translates to MAAAAWMPTVSRLLGAFKNQKQVTRSFGSAVQTVTLIPGDGIGPEISAAVMKIFDAAKAPIQWEERNVTAIQGPGGKWMIPPDAKESMDKNKMGLKGPLKTPIAAGHPSMNLLLRKTFDLYANVRPCISIEGYKTPYTDVNIVTIRENTEGEYSGIEHVIVEGVVQSIKLITEGASKRIAEFAFEYARNNQRSHVTAVHKANIMRMSDGLFLRKCREAAENCKDIKFNEMYLDTVCLNMVQDPSQFDVLVMPNLYGDILSDLCAGLIGGLGVTPSGNIGANGVAIFESVHGTAPDIAGKDLANPTALLLSAVMMLRHMGLHKHATKIEMACFDTIKDGKVLTKDLGGSAKCSEFTEEICRRVQDTD, encoded by the exons ATGGCCGCAGCCGCGTGGATGCCTACG GTTTCTCGATTGCTAGGGGctttcaaaaaccaaaaacaggTGACAAGAAGTTTTGGTAGTGCT GTACAAACAGTAACTTTAATCCCAGGAGATGGCATAGGACCTGagatttctgctgctgtcatgAAGATCTTTGATGCTGCCAAG GCTCCTATTCAGTGGGAAGAGAGGAATGTTACAGCTATCCAAGGACCAGGAGGGAAGTGGATGATACCTCCAGATGCCAAAGAATCCATGgataaaaacaaaatgggattaaaag ggcCTTTAAAGACCCCAATTGCTGCAGGGCACCCATCAATGAATCTGCTTCTGCGTAAAACCTTTGACCTTTATGCAAATGTACGTCCCTGTATCTCAATTGAAGGGTACAAAACCCCATATACAGATGTGAACATTGTCACAATTCGAGAGAACACAGAAGGCGAATACAGTGGAATTGAGCATGTG ATTGTCGAAGGTGTTGTGCAGAGTATCAAGCTCATCACAGAAGGAGCTAGCAAGCGTATTGCAGAATTTGCTTTTGAGTATGCCAGAAATAATCAGAGAAGCCATGTTACTGCTGTGCATAAGGCAAATATTAT GAGAATGTCTGATGGGCTTTTCTTGAGAAaatgcagggaggcagcagaaaactgtaaagatattaaatttaATGAAATGTATCTGGATACTGTGTGTCTGAAT ATGGTACAGGATCCATCACAATTTGATGTGCTTGTTATGCCAAACTTGTATGGTGACATCCTCAG tgaccTGTGTGCTGGACTGATTGGGGGTCTTGGAGTAACACCAAGTGGAAATATTGGTGCTAATGGGGTTGCGATTTTTGAATCG GTTCATGGAACAGCACCAGACATTGCAGGAAAAGACTTGGCAAATCCAACTGCCCTTCTTCTGAGTGCTGTAATGATGTTGCGTCACATGGGACTACACAAACATGCCACAAAAATTGAGATGGCTTGCTTTGATACAATTAAAGATGGAAAG gtCTTGACAAAAGACTTGGGAGGTAGTGCCAAGTGTTCAGAATTCACGGAGGAGATCTGCCGCAGAGTACAAGACACAGACTAA
- the IDH3A gene encoding isocitrate dehydrogenase [NAD] subunit alpha, mitochondrial isoform X2 — translation MAAAAWMPTVSRLLGAFKNQKQVQTVTLIPGDGIGPEISAAVMKIFDAAKAPIQWEERNVTAIQGPGGKWMIPPDAKESMDKNKMGLKGPLKTPIAAGHPSMNLLLRKTFDLYANVRPCISIEGYKTPYTDVNIVTIRENTEGEYSGIEHVIVEGVVQSIKLITEGASKRIAEFAFEYARNNQRSHVTAVHKANIMRMSDGLFLRKCREAAENCKDIKFNEMYLDTVCLNMVQDPSQFDVLVMPNLYGDILSDLCAGLIGGLGVTPSGNIGANGVAIFESVHGTAPDIAGKDLANPTALLLSAVMMLRHMGLHKHATKIEMACFDTIKDGKVLTKDLGGSAKCSEFTEEICRRVQDTD, via the exons ATGGCCGCAGCCGCGTGGATGCCTACG GTTTCTCGATTGCTAGGGGctttcaaaaaccaaaaacag GTACAAACAGTAACTTTAATCCCAGGAGATGGCATAGGACCTGagatttctgctgctgtcatgAAGATCTTTGATGCTGCCAAG GCTCCTATTCAGTGGGAAGAGAGGAATGTTACAGCTATCCAAGGACCAGGAGGGAAGTGGATGATACCTCCAGATGCCAAAGAATCCATGgataaaaacaaaatgggattaaaag ggcCTTTAAAGACCCCAATTGCTGCAGGGCACCCATCAATGAATCTGCTTCTGCGTAAAACCTTTGACCTTTATGCAAATGTACGTCCCTGTATCTCAATTGAAGGGTACAAAACCCCATATACAGATGTGAACATTGTCACAATTCGAGAGAACACAGAAGGCGAATACAGTGGAATTGAGCATGTG ATTGTCGAAGGTGTTGTGCAGAGTATCAAGCTCATCACAGAAGGAGCTAGCAAGCGTATTGCAGAATTTGCTTTTGAGTATGCCAGAAATAATCAGAGAAGCCATGTTACTGCTGTGCATAAGGCAAATATTAT GAGAATGTCTGATGGGCTTTTCTTGAGAAaatgcagggaggcagcagaaaactgtaaagatattaaatttaATGAAATGTATCTGGATACTGTGTGTCTGAAT ATGGTACAGGATCCATCACAATTTGATGTGCTTGTTATGCCAAACTTGTATGGTGACATCCTCAG tgaccTGTGTGCTGGACTGATTGGGGGTCTTGGAGTAACACCAAGTGGAAATATTGGTGCTAATGGGGTTGCGATTTTTGAATCG GTTCATGGAACAGCACCAGACATTGCAGGAAAAGACTTGGCAAATCCAACTGCCCTTCTTCTGAGTGCTGTAATGATGTTGCGTCACATGGGACTACACAAACATGCCACAAAAATTGAGATGGCTTGCTTTGATACAATTAAAGATGGAAAG gtCTTGACAAAAGACTTGGGAGGTAGTGCCAAGTGTTCAGAATTCACGGAGGAGATCTGCCGCAGAGTACAAGACACAGACTAA